A single region of the Halorussus gelatinilyticus genome encodes:
- the twy1 gene encoding 4-demethylwyosine synthase TYW1, with protein MSESDGPKQVDSPDYHSENHTAAQTCGWTANALRGEGKCYKNIFYGIESHRCIQMTPVVKCNERCVFCWRDHAGHAYELGDVEWDDPEAVVDASIELQKKLLSGFGGNDEVPRERFEESMEPRHVAISLDGEPTLYPYLPELIDAFHDRDITTFLVSNGTRPDIIRDCDPTQLYVSVDAPERHTFDEVVKAMEDDAWEKLVETMDVLADKDETRTVLRTTLVGGENVHHPEWYAGFYQRADPDFVELKSYMHVGESRDRVARESMLDHEDVVAFSEEIQEHMPDHEYLKDVPVSRVALLSKTDDTWVPKLKKDSDFWARDAVTGD; from the coding sequence ATGAGCGAATCGGACGGCCCGAAACAGGTAGACAGCCCGGACTACCACAGCGAGAATCACACCGCGGCCCAAACGTGTGGATGGACGGCCAACGCCCTTCGAGGAGAAGGAAAATGTTACAAAAATATATTTTACGGGATCGAGTCACATCGCTGTATTCAGATGACGCCCGTCGTCAAGTGCAACGAGCGGTGCGTCTTCTGCTGGCGGGATCACGCCGGTCACGCGTACGAACTCGGAGATGTCGAATGGGACGATCCGGAAGCGGTCGTGGACGCCAGCATCGAACTCCAGAAGAAGCTCCTGTCTGGGTTCGGCGGCAACGACGAGGTGCCCCGCGAGCGCTTCGAGGAGAGCATGGAACCGCGCCACGTCGCCATCAGCCTCGACGGCGAGCCGACGCTCTACCCCTATCTCCCGGAACTCATCGACGCGTTCCACGACCGCGACATCACCACCTTCCTCGTGAGCAACGGCACGCGGCCCGACATCATCCGGGACTGCGACCCGACGCAACTCTACGTCAGCGTGGACGCCCCCGAGCGCCACACCTTCGACGAGGTGGTCAAGGCGATGGAGGACGACGCGTGGGAGAAACTGGTCGAGACGATGGACGTGCTGGCCGACAAGGACGAGACCCGGACCGTCCTCCGGACGACGCTCGTCGGCGGCGAGAACGTCCACCACCCCGAGTGGTACGCCGGATTCTACCAGCGCGCGGACCCCGACTTCGTGGAACTCAAGTCCTACATGCACGTCGGCGAGTCGCGCGACAGAGTGGCCCGCGAGTCGATGCTCGACCACGAGGACGTGGTGGCGTTCTCCGAGGAGATTCAGGAACACATGCCCGACCACGAGTATCTAAAGGACGTGCCGGTCTCGCGGGTGGCGCTGCTGTCGAAGACCGACGACACGTGGGTCCCGAAGCTGAAGAAGGACAGCGACTTCTGGGCGCGCGATGCGGTTACCGGGGACTGA
- a CDS encoding ArsR family transcriptional regulator, protein MSDSSSATQPGPFEEQRRIFDLLSQETRHLIIQCVLGHPKHLMSLDELNYMIPKSKAAISDQVDNLAQAGILDLYRHEPSKNKRDYPSKFYGLTEYGVEVLYEYNYLRGVPAARALYEKTRKSEKIERHQEAPRPDLPHSVREALTANE, encoded by the coding sequence ATGAGCGATAGCTCGTCGGCTACCCAACCCGGGCCGTTCGAGGAGCAACGGCGCATCTTCGATCTTCTCTCCCAAGAGACGCGCCATCTCATTATTCAGTGCGTCCTCGGCCATCCGAAACACCTCATGTCTCTCGACGAGCTGAATTACATGATTCCGAAGAGCAAGGCGGCTATCAGCGACCAAGTGGACAATCTCGCTCAGGCCGGAATCCTCGACCTGTATCGCCACGAACCGAGCAAAAACAAACGGGACTACCCATCGAAATTCTACGGATTAACAGAGTATGGCGTAGAGGTTCTCTACGAGTACAACTATCTCCGAGGAGTCCCCGCGGCGCGAGCGCTCTACGAGAAGACCCGAAAATCGGAGAAAATCGAACGCCATCAAGAAGCGCCGCGACCGGACCTCCCTCACTCCGTCCGAGAAGCCCTGACTGCTAACGAGTAG
- a CDS encoding CTP-dependent riboflavin kinase: MSATRPRAVGYDELAALKLLALDGGLEGEVKVSCSGLAERLDASNQTASRRLQRLDDAGLVEREMVSDGQWVTITEDGEWSLKREYEDYRRIFETPAGVDLTGTVTSGMGEGRHYISLPGYMEQFEDRLGYEPFLGTLNVELTDESLRARSAMGALDPVPIDGWEDDDRTYGPAVCYPAVVETQDGEVYEQAHTIAPERTHHDEDQLEVIAPEKLREELGLEDGDHVTVHVEERA; encoded by the coding sequence ATGTCAGCGACACGGCCGCGCGCAGTCGGGTACGACGAACTCGCGGCGCTCAAACTCCTCGCGCTCGACGGCGGGTTAGAGGGCGAGGTCAAGGTCTCCTGTTCCGGTCTCGCCGAACGCCTCGACGCCTCCAACCAGACCGCCTCGCGGCGACTTCAGCGACTGGACGACGCCGGACTGGTCGAGCGCGAGATGGTCAGCGACGGCCAGTGGGTCACCATCACGGAGGACGGCGAGTGGTCGCTCAAGCGCGAGTACGAGGACTACCGGCGCATCTTCGAGACGCCCGCCGGAGTAGACCTGACGGGCACCGTCACCAGCGGGATGGGCGAAGGTCGCCACTACATCTCCCTGCCGGGCTACATGGAACAGTTCGAGGACCGACTCGGTTACGAGCCGTTCTTGGGCACGCTGAACGTCGAGTTGACCGACGAGAGCCTGCGCGCTCGGTCGGCGATGGGGGCGTTGGACCCCGTCCCCATCGACGGCTGGGAGGACGACGACCGGACGTACGGTCCCGCGGTCTGCTACCCCGCGGTGGTCGAGACGCAAGACGGCGAGGTGTACGAGCAGGCCCACACCATCGCGCCCGAGCGCACTCACCACGACGAGGACCAGTTGGAGGTCATCGCTCCCGAGAAGTTGCGCGAGGAGCTGGGACTCGAAGACGGCGACCACGTGACCGTCCACGTCGAGGAGCGAGCATGA
- a CDS encoding cupin domain-containing protein, whose product MTDDESTGKTEDESTGKTEDESTEKVSLDAAFDSFEEQWSPRLAAELNGQAVKLAKLEGEFVWHHHDEADELFLVREGRLRIEFRDEEDRDDVTLDAGELLVVPAGVEHRPVADEGEAEVLLFEPSETRNTGNVESEETEEELERI is encoded by the coding sequence ATGACTGACGACGAATCGACCGGGAAGACCGAGGACGAATCGACCGGGAAGACCGAGGACGAATCGACCGAGAAAGTCAGCCTCGACGCTGCATTCGACTCCTTCGAGGAGCAGTGGTCGCCGCGTCTCGCGGCGGAACTGAACGGACAGGCCGTCAAACTCGCCAAGTTGGAGGGCGAGTTCGTCTGGCACCACCACGACGAGGCGGACGAACTGTTTCTGGTCCGGGAGGGGCGACTCCGCATCGAGTTCCGGGACGAGGAGGACCGCGACGACGTCACGCTGGACGCGGGCGAACTGCTCGTCGTCCCGGCGGGCGTCGAACACCGTCCGGTCGCCGACGAGGGCGAGGCGGAAGTGTTGCTGTTCGAGCCGAGCGAGACGCGGAATACGGGGAACGTCGAGAGCGAGGAGACCGAGGAGGAGTTAGAACGAATCTGA
- the ribB gene encoding 3,4-dihydroxy-2-butanone-4-phosphate synthase, translating into MSQAAAGVEAAIEAFREGSPVLVHDAADREGETDLIYPAGAVTPEDVSRMRNDAGGLVCVALSDAVADAFDLPFLEETLDHPASAAHELGYDERSSFSLPVNHRDTYTGITDEDRAKTITELAAAAENPAETDFAEEFRAPGHVHVLRAAPDLVADREGHTELGIALAEAADREPAVVVCEMLDDVTGEALSPDDAQAYAERHGFPYLEGSEVVAYVD; encoded by the coding sequence ATGAGTCAGGCCGCCGCGGGCGTCGAGGCCGCCATCGAAGCGTTCCGCGAGGGGTCGCCGGTCCTCGTCCACGACGCCGCCGACCGCGAGGGCGAGACCGACCTGATTTACCCGGCGGGGGCGGTCACGCCCGAGGACGTCTCCCGGATGCGGAACGATGCCGGGGGACTGGTCTGCGTCGCGCTCTCGGACGCGGTGGCCGACGCCTTCGACCTTCCCTTTTTGGAGGAGACGCTGGACCACCCCGCGAGCGCGGCCCACGAGTTGGGCTACGACGAGCGCTCGTCGTTCTCGCTCCCGGTGAACCACCGGGATACCTACACCGGCATCACCGACGAGGACCGCGCGAAGACGATTACCGAACTGGCCGCGGCCGCGGAGAATCCGGCCGAGACCGACTTCGCCGAGGAGTTCCGCGCGCCGGGTCACGTCCACGTCCTCCGGGCCGCTCCGGACCTGGTCGCGGACCGAGAGGGTCACACCGAACTGGGAATCGCGCTCGCCGAGGCCGCCGACCGGGAGCCCGCGGTCGTCGTCTGCGAGATGCTGGACGACGTGACCGGCGAGGCGCTCTCCCCGGACGACGCGCAGGCCTACGCCGAGCGCCACGGCTTCCCGTATCTGGAAGGGTCGGAAGTCGTCGCGTACGTGGACTGA
- a CDS encoding VOC family protein, translating to MNATAIDHVNLKIPDDGKDAALDFYCDGLGFDADDLGVYESGEKPFFSIRLSPGSVLHLWPDADFEAPTGTNYDHVAIRLDESIAEVKATLDDAGIEILDEFEPLGATGTGPAVYVEGPFGYRVELKVESTET from the coding sequence GTGAACGCGACTGCCATCGACCACGTCAACCTGAAGATTCCCGACGACGGGAAAGACGCCGCCCTCGACTTCTACTGCGACGGTCTCGGCTTCGACGCCGACGACCTCGGCGTCTACGAGTCCGGCGAGAAACCGTTCTTCTCGATTCGGCTCTCGCCGGGGAGCGTCCTCCACCTCTGGCCGGACGCCGACTTCGAGGCCCCGACCGGGACCAACTACGACCACGTCGCAATTCGCTTGGACGAGTCCATCGCGGAGGTGAAGGCGACGCTGGACGACGCCGGAATCGAGATCCTCGACGAGTTCGAACCGCTCGGCGCGACCGGTACGGGTCCCGCGGTGTACGTCGAAGGCCCCTTCGGGTACCGCGTCGAACTGAAGGTCGAGTCCACCGAGACATGA